The following proteins are encoded in a genomic region of Polycladomyces zharkentensis:
- a CDS encoding ABC transporter permease subunit: MVTTARKQTVRFLERFGALFGLLAIILVLSILSPSFLSFSNLLNVLRQVSINALIAFGMTFVILTGGIDLSVGSILALASAIVAQLMASGMDFIPALFIGLAVGAMLGLFNGLVITQGKVAPFIVTLATMTVYRGLTLVFTDGRPITNMGHDLAFQLFGRGYFFGIPVPVITMLITFIFLYFILKKTTLGRKTYAIGGNEEAAILAGIHVSRVKWFVYTLAGLLSALAGAILTSRLHSAEPTAGTSYELDAIAAVVLGGTSLSGGKGSIVGTLIGALIIGTLNNGLNLLGVSSFYQLIVKGFVILIAILLDRKSTSRY; the protein is encoded by the coding sequence ATGGTGACAACTGCGCGAAAGCAAACGGTTCGTTTCCTGGAAAGGTTCGGAGCCTTATTCGGTTTGCTGGCGATTATTCTGGTCTTGTCCATTTTAAGCCCCAGTTTTTTATCCTTCTCCAACCTGTTGAATGTACTCAGACAAGTATCCATTAACGCATTGATCGCGTTTGGGATGACGTTCGTCATTTTGACCGGTGGCATCGATTTGTCCGTCGGTTCGATTTTGGCTCTCGCCAGCGCGATTGTCGCCCAACTCATGGCAAGCGGAATGGACTTTATCCCGGCACTGTTCATTGGTCTCGCGGTCGGGGCTATGTTGGGATTGTTTAACGGACTGGTGATTACGCAGGGCAAGGTGGCGCCATTCATCGTCACTTTGGCAACCATGACCGTCTATCGCGGGCTCACCCTGGTGTTTACCGACGGAAGGCCCATCACCAATATGGGACATGACTTGGCCTTTCAGCTGTTTGGTCGGGGGTATTTTTTCGGTATTCCGGTTCCCGTCATCACCATGTTAATCACCTTCATCTTTCTTTATTTTATCTTGAAAAAAACCACTTTGGGGCGCAAAACCTATGCCATCGGAGGAAATGAGGAAGCGGCCATTCTGGCGGGAATCCATGTCAGTCGCGTCAAATGGTTTGTTTACACCCTGGCTGGCTTGCTGTCTGCCTTGGCCGGAGCGATCCTCACTTCCCGCCTCCATTCCGCAGAACCGACGGCAGGCACTTCCTACGAGTTGGACGCGATTGCCGCCGTCGTGTTGGGAGGGACCAGCCTGTCCGGGGGCAAAGGTTCCATTGTCGGCACACTGATTGGGGCTTTAATCATCGGCACGCTGAATAATGGATTGAACTTGTTGGGCGTATCCTCTTTCTATCAGTTGATTGTCAAAGGTTTTGTGATATTGATTGCGATTTTGCTTGACCGGAAATCCACTTCCCGCTATTGA
- the rbsD gene encoding D-ribose pyranase, translating into MKKLGILNSEIAGVLAKMGHTDTIVIADCGLPIPDHVHRIDLAIRLGKPSFLEVAEAIRDDMVIEKITLASEIKQYNPDLLREVERLFAPEAKEFVSHEQFKALMQRAKAVIRTGENSPYANVILHAGVIF; encoded by the coding sequence TTGAAAAAGCTGGGGATCTTGAACAGCGAAATTGCCGGTGTGCTGGCGAAAATGGGGCATACGGACACCATCGTCATCGCCGATTGCGGGTTGCCGATCCCGGATCACGTTCACCGGATCGATTTGGCCATTCGGCTGGGAAAACCTTCTTTTCTGGAAGTGGCCGAAGCGATCAGGGATGATATGGTGATCGAAAAGATCACCCTCGCCTCGGAAATCAAACAGTACAATCCTGATCTCTTGCGGGAAGTGGAGCGATTGTTTGCCCCTGAAGCAAAAGAATTCGTGTCGCACGAGCAATTCAAAGCGCTGATGCAAAGGGCCAAAGCCGTGATCCGTACCGGGGAGAACTCACCTTACGCCAATGTCATCCTTCATGCCGGCGTCATCTTCTAG
- the rbsK gene encoding ribokinase — translation MGKIVVVGSSSIDLVVTSPKRPIAGETVIGETFHIVPGGKGANQAVAAARAGARVEMVGAVGNDRFGDMVLDNFQKQGVSATYMKPVTHKSTGIAHIVIAEGDNSIVVVPGANSEVDRDLVDRAKEAIKAASVVLLQLEIPLDTVIYVADLCKKSNVPVILNPAPAKLLPSDLIEKVTYLTPNEHECRAILGDCGDVEEILKRYPNKIILSEGSQGVRYFDGDRFVRVPALSVDVVDTTGAGDTFNGVFAVALAQGLPLKQAIRYGCVAASLSVTKLGAQGGMPTMEEIRKHVGDGH, via the coding sequence ATGGGCAAGATTGTCGTTGTAGGCAGTTCCAGTATCGACTTGGTGGTTACCTCACCCAAACGTCCCATCGCGGGCGAAACTGTCATCGGTGAGACGTTTCATATCGTTCCCGGGGGAAAAGGTGCGAATCAGGCCGTGGCGGCGGCAAGGGCGGGAGCCAGGGTGGAGATGGTCGGAGCAGTGGGGAACGACCGATTCGGTGACATGGTGCTGGACAATTTTCAGAAACAAGGCGTTTCTGCAACCTATATGAAACCGGTTACACACAAAAGCACCGGTATCGCCCATATCGTCATTGCCGAAGGGGATAACAGCATTGTGGTTGTTCCCGGTGCCAACAGCGAAGTCGATCGGGATCTTGTGGATCGGGCGAAAGAGGCGATCAAAGCCGCCTCAGTCGTTCTTTTGCAGTTGGAAATTCCCTTGGATACTGTGATATATGTAGCTGATCTCTGCAAAAAATCGAATGTTCCGGTTATTTTGAATCCAGCACCCGCAAAACTTTTGCCTTCCGATCTGATTGAAAAAGTGACCTATCTGACGCCAAACGAGCATGAATGCCGCGCCATCTTGGGAGATTGCGGAGATGTTGAAGAGATATTGAAACGGTATCCCAACAAAATCATTTTGTCGGAAGGGAGTCAAGGTGTCCGCTATTTTGACGGCGACCGATTTGTCCGCGTTCCGGCCTTGTCGGTGGACGTGGTTGACACAACCGGGGCGGGAGATACATTCAACGGTGTTTTTGCCGTGGCGCTGGCCCAAGGGCTTCCCCTCAAACAAGCGATTCGCTATGGATGCGTGGCGGCGAGTTTGTCCGTGACCAAGCTGGGGGCACAGGGGGGCATGCCCACCATGGAGGAAATCCGGAAACATGTGGGGGATGGGCATTGA
- a CDS encoding LacI family DNA-binding transcriptional regulator encodes MATIRDVAKRAGVSVATVSRVLNETGYVHADTKAAVKKAIEELNYKPNYVARSLYQKSSRLIGLILPDITNPFFPELARAVEDVAHQYGYTVVLCNSDGDLEKEKHYLDVLTQNHADGLIVTTNRQNNLNYINLNIPVVALDRPLHESIPEVCADHYGGGKMATEYLIRRGCNFIAHVRGPGQLSPADERCRGFVNAAEKAGVPFYIVESQFDITISEQKVSELLDTYPRIDGIFAGNDLIAVAAVKVALKRGISIPEELQVIGFDGIPLSACFYPSITTIVQPIYEMGQCATKLLIQLITNQGVTAKKHCLPVKLVERETTKRMG; translated from the coding sequence ATGGCAACGATCCGTGATGTGGCGAAACGAGCCGGGGTGTCTGTCGCAACCGTTTCCCGTGTCCTCAACGAAACGGGATATGTTCATGCAGACACCAAAGCCGCAGTCAAAAAGGCGATCGAAGAATTGAATTACAAGCCCAACTATGTTGCCCGTTCTTTGTATCAAAAGAGTTCGCGTTTGATTGGACTGATTCTGCCGGACATCACAAATCCCTTTTTCCCGGAATTGGCCCGCGCAGTGGAGGACGTGGCCCACCAATATGGTTATACCGTGGTTTTGTGCAATTCGGACGGAGACCTGGAAAAGGAAAAACATTATCTCGATGTTTTAACGCAAAATCACGCAGACGGATTGATTGTGACCACCAACAGACAAAACAATTTGAATTATATCAATCTCAATATTCCAGTGGTTGCATTGGACCGGCCCCTTCATGAATCCATTCCCGAGGTTTGCGCAGACCACTATGGCGGCGGCAAAATGGCGACAGAATATCTCATCCGGCGCGGCTGCAATTTCATCGCCCATGTACGCGGCCCCGGCCAACTCAGCCCGGCCGATGAGCGTTGTCGGGGGTTTGTGAATGCGGCCGAAAAAGCCGGTGTCCCTTTTTACATAGTGGAAAGTCAGTTTGACATCACCATCAGCGAACAAAAAGTCAGCGAACTGTTGGACACTTATCCCCGTATCGACGGAATCTTTGCCGGAAACGACTTGATCGCTGTGGCCGCTGTGAAAGTGGCGTTAAAAAGAGGAATCTCCATTCCCGAAGAGTTGCAGGTGATCGGATTTGACGGGATTCCCTTAAGCGCGTGTTTTTACCCTTCGATCACCACCATCGTTCAGCCGATTTATGAGATGGGTCAATGTGCGACGAAGCTTCTCATTCAATTGATCACGAATCAAGGGGTAACGGCAAAAAAACATTGTCTTCCTGTTAAATTGGTCGAACGCGAGACTACAAAAAGGATGGGATAA
- a CDS encoding gamma-glutamyltransferase family protein produces the protein MVATSQPLAAQAGLDILKKGGNAIDAAVATAAALTVVEPTSNGIGGDAFALIWTKGKLYGLNASGPAPRSLSLDALKKAGIKKIPPYGFVPVTVPGAPSAWAALSGKFGKLPFTEVLRPSIEYAENGYPITPALGTNWTKAFQTYSKTLKGSEFQSWFDTFAPEGRAPEIGEIWRSPDHAKTLQLIAETKAESFYRGELAEKMDQFSRQNGGYLRLEDLAAYQPEWVNPICVNYRGYDVWEIPPNGHGLVALMALNILKGFEFSERDTADTYHKQIEAIKLAYADGKKYIADPRNMSVRIEDLLSDAYAEERRRLIGKEALQPEPGRPSQGGTVYLCTADGEGNMVSFIQSNYMGFGSGLVVPGTGIALHNRGLNFTLDPAHDNCLEPGKKPYHTIIPGFLTKNGKPVGPFGVMGGFMQPQGHVQVVMNTVDFHLNPQAALDAPRWQWIEGKKVELEHTTPAHIAEALARQGHDVKWAMGSGSFGRGQIIWRTDHGVLAGGTEPRTDGQIAAW, from the coding sequence ATGGTTGCCACCTCGCAACCGCTTGCCGCCCAAGCAGGCCTTGACATCCTGAAGAAGGGCGGAAACGCGATCGATGCAGCTGTTGCGACAGCGGCTGCCCTGACTGTCGTGGAACCTACGTCCAACGGAATCGGCGGCGACGCTTTTGCACTGATCTGGACAAAAGGAAAGCTCTATGGATTGAACGCCAGCGGTCCGGCCCCACGGAGTCTGTCCTTGGACGCTTTAAAAAAAGCTGGAATCAAAAAGATCCCCCCATATGGTTTTGTCCCTGTGACTGTTCCCGGAGCACCGTCTGCTTGGGCAGCATTGTCCGGCAAATTCGGTAAACTCCCTTTTACTGAAGTGCTCAGACCCTCTATTGAATATGCGGAGAATGGTTACCCGATTACGCCGGCACTTGGAACCAATTGGACCAAAGCCTTTCAAACATATAGCAAAACATTGAAAGGAAGCGAATTTCAATCATGGTTCGATACATTTGCTCCGGAAGGAAGGGCTCCCGAAATCGGTGAGATTTGGCGATCACCCGATCATGCCAAAACGTTGCAATTGATTGCCGAGACGAAAGCGGAATCATTTTATCGTGGAGAATTGGCCGAGAAGATGGATCAGTTTTCGAGACAAAACGGAGGCTATTTAAGACTGGAGGACCTGGCCGCATACCAACCGGAATGGGTGAATCCCATTTGTGTCAATTACCGCGGATACGATGTATGGGAAATCCCGCCGAACGGACACGGGTTGGTTGCTCTGATGGCCTTGAATATCCTGAAGGGTTTCGAATTCTCAGAACGCGACACGGCCGATACGTACCACAAGCAGATTGAAGCGATTAAGTTGGCTTACGCGGACGGGAAAAAATATATTGCAGACCCTCGCAACATGTCCGTACGGATAGAGGATTTGTTGTCGGATGCGTATGCGGAAGAACGCCGCCGTCTGATAGGAAAAGAAGCGCTGCAGCCGGAACCGGGTCGGCCTTCCCAAGGGGGGACGGTCTATCTGTGTACGGCGGACGGGGAAGGGAATATGGTGTCTTTCATTCAGAGTAACTATATGGGTTTTGGATCTGGACTGGTGGTACCGGGGACAGGTATTGCTTTGCACAACCGGGGTCTGAACTTTACTTTGGATCCTGCCCATGATAATTGTCTGGAACCCGGGAAAAAACCTTATCACACCATTATACCCGGTTTTTTGACGAAAAACGGAAAGCCGGTGGGTCCGTTTGGGGTAATGGGCGGTTTCATGCAGCCGCAAGGTCATGTACAGGTGGTTATGAATACGGTTGACTTTCATCTCAATCCGCAAGCTGCTTTAGATGCTCCAAGGTGGCAGTGGATAGAAGGAAAAAAGGTGGAGTTGGAGCATACCACCCCTGCGCATATTGCAGAAGCACTTGCCCGTCAAGGGCATGATGTCAAATGGGCGATGGGATCGGGTAGTTTCGGGCGTGGCCAGATTATATGGAGAACGGATCACGGTGTTCTGGCCGGAGGAACAGAGCCCCGTACGGACGGACAAATCGCGGCCTGGTGA
- a CDS encoding YjdF family protein encodes MCAIEVGNVHPSSAKIITEPQDAEILHFVHHDAWALLERSAGIVATDEVATRKVNPKRLSRLVAKERNRRGISSRAQQAIQADLEARKKEKKQNARERKKALAERKREMKIYKAKARHRGR; translated from the coding sequence ATATGCGCGATTGAAGTTGGAAACGTCCATCCATCATCTGCTAAAATCATAACTGAACCACAGGACGCGGAGATCCTCCACTTTGTCCATCATGATGCATGGGCATTGTTGGAACGAAGTGCGGGGATCGTTGCGACTGATGAAGTTGCTACCCGAAAAGTCAATCCGAAACGGCTCTCCCGCTTGGTGGCCAAGGAAAGAAATCGACGGGGGATTTCCAGCCGTGCACAGCAGGCCATTCAAGCGGATTTGGAAGCCCGGAAAAAAGAGAAAAAACAAAACGCCAGGGAAAGGAAAAAAGCCTTGGCGGAAAGAAAGAGAGAAATGAAGATTTACAAAGCGAAAGCCCGCCACCGCGGGCGTTAA
- the mscL gene encoding large conductance mechanosensitive channel protein MscL, with protein MLKEFREFAFKGNMVDLAVGVIIGAAFGKVVSSLVNDILMPPLGLLLGKVDFSNLFINLGDRDYQTLSQAKAAGAPTINYGLFINHLIDFLIVAFALFLIIRQINRMRRTKEEEKTPGKTCEFCYSEVHPDASRCPHCTSYIGLAPR; from the coding sequence TTGCTGAAAGAGTTTCGCGAATTTGCGTTCAAAGGGAACATGGTGGATCTGGCTGTAGGTGTCATCATCGGTGCCGCTTTCGGCAAAGTGGTCTCGTCTCTCGTCAACGATATTTTGATGCCTCCGCTCGGTTTGTTGCTGGGGAAAGTGGACTTTTCCAATCTGTTTATCAATCTGGGGGATCGTGATTATCAGACGCTGTCCCAGGCGAAAGCGGCCGGCGCCCCCACGATCAACTACGGACTCTTCATCAATCATCTCATTGACTTTTTGATCGTGGCTTTTGCACTGTTTTTGATCATCCGTCAAATCAACCGCATGCGCAGAACGAAAGAAGAGGAAAAGACGCCGGGCAAAACCTGTGAATTTTGCTATTCGGAGGTACACCCGGACGCCTCGCGGTGCCCGCACTGCACGTCGTATATCGGCTTGGCCCCGCGGTGA
- the thpR gene encoding RNA 2',3'-cyclic phosphodiesterase, whose translation MRKEVVHISDWRLFVAVRLDRPRRQLLTRWCDQIRNAGWDTFGKWVHPEDYHVTLFFLGACKPEQVPYLQRQLSRVAGKQTPFTLRLAEIGVFGIPRRPRILWAGVAGEIPALNALQKKVVQALTPLGFQREDRPFRPHITLARQYKQHDFDVVRVSEIIARTAGQQAEWKVTDLVLYRTMWGRVPMYEPLAVLPFRRDDEGEEG comes from the coding sequence ATGAGAAAGGAAGTGGTCCACATTTCCGATTGGCGGTTGTTTGTCGCCGTCCGGTTGGATCGTCCGCGTCGGCAACTGTTGACCCGGTGGTGTGATCAGATTCGAAATGCCGGGTGGGATACTTTTGGCAAATGGGTGCATCCCGAAGACTATCATGTTACGCTCTTTTTCCTGGGGGCGTGTAAGCCGGAACAAGTGCCATATCTTCAGCGGCAATTGTCTCGCGTTGCGGGGAAACAAACACCTTTTACGTTGAGATTGGCGGAAATCGGTGTCTTCGGTATTCCTCGAAGACCGCGTATCTTGTGGGCCGGTGTGGCTGGGGAGATTCCGGCTTTGAACGCATTGCAGAAAAAAGTGGTACAGGCATTGACGCCGCTCGGTTTTCAACGGGAGGATCGTCCGTTCCGTCCGCATATCACTTTGGCCCGACAATACAAACAGCACGACTTTGACGTTGTCCGGGTAAGTGAGATCATAGCCCGGACCGCGGGGCAACAGGCGGAGTGGAAGGTGACGGATCTGGTGTTGTACCGGACGATGTGGGGACGTGTGCCGATGTACGAACCGTTGGCAGTGTTACCGTTCCGGCGCGATGATGAAGGGGAGGAGGGTTAG
- the tpx gene encoding thiol peroxidase, whose amino-acid sequence MSQERAGVVTFKGNPVTLIGPEIKVGETAPNFKVLANDLSEVTLDNTKGSVRIISVVPSLDTGVCDAQTRRFNEEAAQLEGVHILTISVDLPFAQKRWCGAAGIDKVQTLSDHRDLSFGTAYGVVIKELRLLARAVFVIDQNDKVVHAEYVPEIVQHPNYEAAIEAARKALQKG is encoded by the coding sequence GTGTCTCAAGAACGTGCAGGCGTGGTCACCTTCAAAGGCAATCCGGTGACATTAATCGGACCTGAAATCAAGGTCGGAGAAACTGCCCCCAATTTCAAGGTGCTGGCCAATGATCTCTCTGAGGTGACGTTGGACAATACCAAGGGCAGCGTGCGCATCATCAGCGTGGTACCGTCGCTGGATACGGGGGTTTGCGATGCACAAACCCGTCGGTTCAACGAAGAAGCGGCCCAATTGGAAGGCGTGCACATTTTGACGATCAGCGTGGATCTGCCGTTTGCCCAGAAACGCTGGTGCGGTGCCGCCGGGATCGACAAAGTTCAGACGCTGTCGGATCACCGCGATCTTTCCTTCGGCACGGCTTACGGTGTTGTGATCAAAGAACTGCGTTTGTTGGCGCGTGCGGTATTTGTGATCGACCAAAACGACAAGGTGGTCCATGCCGAGTACGTCCCGGAAATCGTCCAACATCCCAACTATGAGGCGGCGATCGAAGCGGCCAGGAAAGCATTGCAAAAAGGTTGA
- a CDS encoding helix-turn-helix domain-containing protein produces the protein MKQDPAQATFSNLLLSGTLVHEGSFQEMQEAFGIGLHPHIVMVISIDRYPDLVIGKPFHWPMEIGHQVVEGVCEAVTVPFVWVWVAEGVLAVLLQLSLDPPSERTCREATNRIARQIQKCCKARGVNVSIGIGGYYDNPYMLHYSYEEAKESMVDRFFQGNSLIFHYEKKTSESGAWQSPLAPEERAELVARVRIGDEEGTVIYLHTLLEKLAHTCSHDVNMFKSEAVELIITMSRQVLESGANAAVILSENARFIQDLYLTIRYDKFVQKVCEYARRLTQQMELSLTSASPVIRKAVRYLKENLQRRVSLEEVAQYCCVSVYHLSHLFKRETGMTVVDFLNKLRVEKAMHFLEATDCTIQEIAYFVGFQDANYFSRTFKKYVKYSPSAYRRAKLC, from the coding sequence ATGAAGCAAGACCCCGCGCAAGCCACATTTTCCAATCTGTTGCTGTCGGGCACCCTCGTGCACGAAGGTAGTTTTCAGGAGATGCAAGAGGCCTTCGGGATTGGGTTGCATCCGCATATCGTGATGGTGATCTCTATTGACCGCTATCCTGATTTGGTAATCGGCAAACCGTTTCATTGGCCAATGGAGATCGGACATCAAGTGGTGGAAGGCGTGTGCGAAGCTGTCACCGTTCCGTTTGTCTGGGTATGGGTAGCCGAAGGGGTGCTTGCCGTCTTGTTGCAGTTGTCGCTTGACCCACCATCTGAGCGCACCTGTAGAGAGGCGACGAATCGGATTGCCCGGCAAATCCAGAAGTGCTGCAAGGCACGAGGAGTTAACGTGTCGATCGGGATCGGGGGTTATTACGACAATCCATACATGCTTCACTACTCCTACGAAGAAGCGAAAGAGTCGATGGTAGACCGGTTTTTTCAAGGCAATTCCCTCATTTTCCACTACGAGAAGAAGACGAGCGAAAGCGGAGCATGGCAGTCACCGCTTGCGCCGGAGGAGAGGGCGGAACTGGTGGCCAGAGTGCGAATCGGCGACGAAGAAGGGACCGTCATTTACTTGCACACACTCCTTGAGAAGTTGGCCCATACCTGTTCTCATGACGTCAACATGTTCAAATCGGAAGCGGTGGAACTGATCATCACCATGTCCCGACAAGTTCTGGAATCAGGGGCGAACGCGGCGGTCATCTTGTCGGAAAATGCACGCTTTATTCAGGATTTATACCTTACGATCCGCTATGACAAGTTTGTCCAGAAGGTGTGTGAGTACGCCCGGCGGCTGACACAGCAAATGGAGCTGAGCTTAACCTCCGCTTCGCCGGTGATCCGCAAGGCAGTCCGCTACCTGAAGGAGAACCTGCAACGCAGGGTTTCGCTGGAAGAGGTAGCACAATATTGTTGCGTGAGTGTTTACCACCTGAGCCATCTGTTCAAGCGGGAAACGGGCATGACAGTGGTCGATTTTCTCAACAAGCTGCGCGTAGAAAAAGCGATGCACTTCCTGGAAGCCACGGATTGCACCATTCAGGAAATCGCGTATTTCGTCGGATTTCAGGACGCCAACTACTTTTCCCGGACGTTCAAAAAATACGTGAAATACTCCCCCTCGGCCTATCGTCGAGCAAAATTGTGCTAA
- a CDS encoding agmatinase family protein has protein sequence MKRRIDLLNPPELVRRSNWRDRFETKVSQWLTPWDGEEPIDIGFIGVPLSKTSISVSAASMTPNALRELFPAVTTYSIDYDVDLQELRARDLGDIQMHPTDLFRCHANIEQALTNVYQVLPGLLPIIAGGDHSITCPSVKAFKKQFDGKVGIVQIDSHMDVRNLEDGGPTNGTPIRGLLESGTVEGRHIAQVGIHSFANSKPYREYALSQGITQFTARQVAREGIEPLIHQAMEIAGNGTEAIYVTVDMDVLDQAFGPGVPAMVPAGMTSWQLLDAVYILGQNPKVKGFDVVCIDPLQDSRRATVRTALHVILTFLAGVVMRKH, from the coding sequence TTGAAAAGAAGGATCGATTTGCTGAATCCGCCGGAGTTGGTCCGACGGTCCAATTGGCGGGATCGGTTTGAAACCAAAGTGTCCCAGTGGCTCACCCCGTGGGACGGTGAGGAGCCGATTGACATCGGGTTCATCGGTGTGCCTCTGTCCAAGACGTCGATCAGCGTGTCGGCTGCATCCATGACGCCCAATGCGCTTCGGGAACTGTTCCCTGCGGTAACGACGTACAGCATCGACTACGATGTCGACCTCCAAGAGCTTCGGGCGCGCGACCTGGGGGACATCCAAATGCACCCCACGGATTTGTTCCGCTGTCATGCCAACATCGAGCAGGCGTTGACCAACGTGTACCAGGTGCTGCCCGGCCTGCTCCCGATTATCGCCGGGGGCGACCACTCCATTACCTGCCCGTCAGTCAAGGCATTTAAAAAACAATTTGACGGAAAAGTGGGTATCGTTCAAATAGACTCGCATATGGATGTTCGGAATCTTGAAGACGGCGGCCCGACCAACGGCACCCCGATCCGCGGCCTGCTGGAATCTGGCACGGTGGAAGGGCGGCACATCGCCCAAGTCGGGATTCACAGCTTTGCCAACTCCAAGCCGTACCGGGAGTACGCCCTGTCGCAGGGCATCACCCAGTTTACCGCACGGCAGGTGGCCCGGGAAGGCATCGAGCCGCTCATTCATCAAGCGATGGAGATCGCCGGCAACGGTACGGAGGCGATTTACGTAACGGTGGACATGGACGTACTGGATCAGGCCTTTGGACCGGGTGTTCCCGCCATGGTCCCGGCCGGTATGACCTCATGGCAACTGTTGGACGCAGTGTATATACTCGGTCAAAACCCCAAAGTAAAAGGCTTTGACGTCGTTTGCATCGACCCCCTGCAGGATTCGCGCCGGGCTACTGTCCGTACGGCCCTGCATGTGATTCTCACGTTCCTGGCGGGCGTCGTGATGAGAAAACACTGA
- the hutU gene encoding urocanate hydratase: MAETKKRVIRAPRGNQLNAKGWPQEAALRMLMNNLDPEVAERPEDLVVYGGIGKAARNWECYDKIVECLLNLEGDETLLVQSGKPVGIFKTHPLAPRVLISNSVLVPAYANWKTFRELEQKGLMMYGQMTAGSWIYIGTQGILQGTYETFAEAARQHRGGTLKGTLTLTAGLGGMGGAQPLAVTMNEGVVIGVDVDPSRIQRRIDTRYCDIMVDDLDEALKLAREAQDQGKPLSIGLVGNAAEIYPEFVRRGIVPDFVTDQTSAHDPLNGYVPRGFTLEEAVELRKKDPEKYVRLSRESMTVHVQAMLDLQKMGSVVFDYGNNIRQVAYDEGVKDAFNFPGFVPAYIRPLFCEGKGPFRWAALSGDPEDIYKTDELVLKLFPENEHLRRWITMAREKVAFQGLPSRICWLGYGERVKMGLAINEMVRKGEISAPIVIGRDHLDCGSVASPNRETEAMKDGSDVVGDWAILNALVNTAAGASWVSVHHGGGVGMGYSLHAGMVVVADGSKEAEERLSRVLTTDPGMGVIRHADAGYDLAIKTAKERGVRVPMLGL, encoded by the coding sequence ATGGCAGAAACCAAAAAACGCGTCATTCGCGCACCGCGCGGTAATCAACTGAACGCGAAAGGCTGGCCGCAGGAAGCGGCCCTGCGCATGCTGATGAACAACCTGGATCCGGAAGTGGCCGAGCGCCCGGAGGATCTCGTCGTGTACGGGGGAATCGGGAAAGCGGCCCGCAACTGGGAGTGCTATGACAAGATCGTCGAGTGCCTGTTGAACTTGGAGGGCGACGAAACCCTGCTGGTGCAGTCGGGGAAACCGGTCGGCATCTTTAAGACCCATCCGCTTGCACCCCGCGTGCTGATTTCCAACTCTGTTCTCGTGCCGGCCTATGCCAACTGGAAAACGTTCCGCGAACTCGAACAAAAGGGGTTGATGATGTACGGGCAAATGACCGCGGGAAGCTGGATCTACATCGGCACCCAAGGAATTTTGCAGGGAACGTATGAAACGTTTGCGGAAGCGGCCCGTCAGCATCGCGGCGGCACGCTGAAAGGCACGCTTACCCTTACCGCCGGTCTGGGCGGCATGGGCGGGGCCCAGCCGCTGGCTGTCACGATGAATGAAGGGGTCGTGATCGGTGTCGACGTCGACCCGTCCCGTATTCAGCGCCGGATCGACACCCGCTACTGCGACATCATGGTAGACGATCTGGACGAAGCGCTGAAGCTGGCTCGTGAAGCGCAGGATCAGGGCAAGCCGTTGTCCATCGGACTCGTCGGCAACGCGGCCGAGATCTACCCGGAATTCGTGCGCCGCGGCATCGTGCCCGACTTTGTGACCGATCAGACCTCTGCGCACGACCCGCTGAACGGCTACGTGCCCCGCGGCTTCACGCTGGAAGAGGCGGTTGAATTACGCAAGAAAGATCCGGAGAAGTACGTCCGCCTCTCTCGCGAGTCGATGACGGTACACGTGCAGGCGATGCTGGATCTGCAAAAAATGGGTTCCGTCGTTTTTGACTACGGCAACAACATCCGTCAGGTCGCCTATGACGAGGGCGTAAAAGATGCGTTCAACTTCCCCGGCTTCGTTCCGGCCTACATCCGTCCATTGTTCTGCGAAGGAAAAGGACCGTTCCGCTGGGCGGCGCTATCCGGCGACCCGGAAGACATCTACAAGACCGACGAGCTGGTGCTCAAGCTCTTCCCGGAAAACGAACACCTGCGCCGTTGGATTACCATGGCCCGCGAAAAGGTGGCATTCCAGGGCCTGCCCTCCCGCATTTGCTGGCTCGGTTATGGCGAGCGCGTGAAAATGGGCCTCGCCATCAACGAAATGGTGCGCAAAGGTGAAATTTCCGCGCCGATCGTCATCGGCCGCGACCACCTCGATTGCGGTTCGGTAGCATCGCCGAACCGGGAGACGGAAGCGATGAAGGACGGCAGCGACGTGGTAGGCGACTGGGCGATCCTCAACGCGCTGGTCAACACCGCTGCCGGGGCGAGCTGGGTGTCGGTGCATCACGGCGGCGGCGTCGGTATGGGATACTCGCTTCACGCCGGCATGGTCGTGGTGGCCGACGGCTCCAAGGAAGCAGAAGAACGGCTCTCCCGCGTTCTCACTACCGACCCGGGGATGGGTGTCATTCGCCATGCTGACGCCGGGTACGACCTGGCTATCAAGACCGCCAAGGAGCGCGGCGTGCGCGTGCCGATGCTCGGCCTCTGA